From Rhodospirillales bacterium, one genomic window encodes:
- a CDS encoding fumarate hydratase: protein MSPFEHHELFPLDADPTPYRRVTGDHVAQGTFDGRPVLKVNPGALTLLARQAFHDIAHLLRPAHLAQLRAILDDAEASPNDKFVALEFLKNANIAAGGVLPMCQDTGTAIVMAKKGQQVWTGGGDEAALAEGAMRAYTEDNLRYSQLAPLDMYKEVNTGTNLPAQIDIYADDGDEYHFLFVAKGGGSANKTFLFQETKALLNPASLMKFLDEKLRTLGTAACPPYHLAVVIGGTSAEMNLKTVKLASCHYLDGLPTSGDEHGRAFRDVATEAQVLELTRRLGIGAQFGGKYFCHDVRVVRLPRHGASCPVGIGVSCSADRQILGKITRDGVFLEQLETEPAKYLPEISEKDSAGPVARIDLGRPMPEILAQLSKLPIRTRVSLTGTLIVARDIAHAKLKERLDRGEGLPQYFKDHPVYYAGPAKTPKGYASGSFGPTTAGRMDSYVDLFQKAGGSMVMLAKGNRSPAVRDACKKNGGFYLSSIGGAAAILAENCIKKVEVVEYPELGMEAIWRIEVVDFPAFIVIDDKGNDFFAQFGMTKPEANG from the coding sequence ATGAGCCCCTTCGAGCACCACGAATTGTTTCCGCTGGATGCCGACCCGACGCCCTATCGCCGCGTGACCGGCGATCACGTCGCCCAAGGCACGTTCGACGGCCGCCCGGTGTTGAAGGTGAACCCGGGCGCGTTGACCCTGCTCGCCCGCCAGGCGTTTCACGACATCGCCCACCTTCTGCGCCCGGCGCATCTAGCGCAACTCCGCGCCATCCTCGACGACGCGGAAGCTTCGCCCAACGACAAGTTCGTCGCGCTTGAATTCCTCAAGAACGCCAACATCGCCGCCGGCGGCGTGCTGCCCATGTGCCAGGATACCGGCACCGCCATTGTCATGGCCAAGAAGGGCCAGCAGGTGTGGACCGGCGGCGGCGACGAAGCGGCGCTGGCGGAAGGCGCGATGCGCGCCTACACCGAGGATAATCTGCGCTACAGCCAGTTGGCGCCGCTCGACATGTACAAGGAAGTCAACACCGGCACCAACCTGCCGGCGCAGATCGATATCTACGCCGACGACGGCGACGAATACCATTTCCTGTTCGTGGCCAAGGGCGGCGGCTCGGCCAACAAGACTTTCCTGTTCCAGGAAACCAAGGCGCTGCTCAATCCGGCGTCGCTGATGAAGTTCCTGGACGAAAAGTTGCGCACGCTCGGCACCGCCGCCTGCCCGCCCTACCACCTCGCCGTGGTCATCGGCGGCACGTCGGCCGAGATGAACCTCAAGACCGTCAAGCTGGCCTCATGCCACTATCTCGACGGGCTGCCGACCTCGGGCGACGAGCACGGCCGCGCGTTCCGCGACGTCGCAACCGAAGCCCAGGTGCTGGAGCTGACCCGCCGCCTCGGCATCGGCGCCCAGTTCGGCGGCAAGTATTTTTGCCACGACGTGCGCGTCGTGCGCCTGCCGCGCCACGGCGCCTCGTGCCCGGTCGGGATCGGCGTGTCGTGTTCCGCCGACCGCCAGATTCTCGGCAAGATCACCCGAGACGGCGTATTCCTGGAACAACTGGAAACCGAGCCCGCCAAGTACCTGCCAGAGATTTCCGAGAAGGATTCGGCGGGGCCGGTGGCGCGCATCGACCTCGGCCGGCCGATGCCCGAGATTCTCGCCCAACTGAGCAAGCTTCCAATCCGCACCCGCGTCAGCCTAACCGGCACCCTGATCGTCGCCCGCGACATCGCGCATGCCAAGCTGAAGGAGCGCCTCGACCGCGGCGAGGGCCTGCCCCAGTACTTCAAGGATCATCCGGTCTATTACGCCGGCCCGGCCAAGACGCCGAAGGGCTACGCCTCGGGTTCGTTCGGGCCAACCACCGCGGGGCGGATGGATTCCTATGTCGATCTCTTCCAGAAGGCGGGCGGCTCGATGGTTATGCTCGCCAAGGGCAACCGCTCGCCCGCCGTGCGCGACGCCTGCAAGAAGAATGGGGGCTTTTATCTCAGCTCCATCGGCGGCGCGGCCGCGATCCTTGCCGAGAACTGCATCAAGAAGGTCGAGGTGGTCGAATACCCGGAGCTCGGCATGGAAGCCATCTGGCGGATCGAGGTGGTCGACTTCCCGGCTTTCATCGTCATCGACGACAAGGGCAACGATTTCTTCGCCCAATTCGGCATGACCAAGCCCGAAGCCAACGGCTGA
- a CDS encoding cation-transporting P-type ATPase, whose translation MRDQDTNPHQPPLSWHAEGPGTVLARLGGSEESGLSAAEAARRLAQHGPNQLPPPERRGPVVRFLLQFHNPLIYVLLAAAAVTYALEDYIDATVIMAVVIINAIIGFVQEGKAERALEAVRAMLASRANVVRQGERRDIDAREVVPGDIVLLESGARVPADLRLLRAKNLQIDESALTGESAPVAKGVGAVDETAELADRVSMAYSGTLVTFGQARGIVVATGPATEIGRIGALVAGVESLATPLTRRLDQFARQITLFILAVSLITFLYGHYIAGMPVLDIFLAVVSLAVAAIPEGLPAIVTITLAIGTRVMAQQRTIVRRLPAVETLGSVSVICSDKTGTLTRNEMTAVRVFLPGRTVEVSGAGYAPNGGFHLANGILDPQKDETLLALARCALLCNDARLRRDETAGWMLAGDPTEGALLTLALKAGLELRAETVAMPRLDEIPFESEHRFMATLHHDHAGRSFVLLKGAPERVLDLCVRDFLGCDLDRAVWEARVDEAARDGQRVLALARADMPAGTASLSMADIAPRFALLGLVGIMDPPRPEAIAAVADCRSAGIRVKMITGDHAVTAAAIGRELGLAADRPLTGREVEALDDAQLQRRVRETDVIARASPEHKLRLVAALQAEGQFTAMTGDGVNDAPALKAADIGVAMGQKGTDAAKEAADLVLTDDNFATIAEAVREGRRIFDNIKKSLLFILPTNGGQCGVILIAVFAGMALPVTPGQILWVNTVTTVTLALALAFEPAEAGVMHRPPRPPAEPLITRVLFARIVFVGVLMTALTFAVFYWELARGHALETARTAAVNMLVFCELVYLFTTRSFSAPALNSGMMYGNPAAFWSSSILIVLQILFTYVPPLQQAFQTTALDARSWLSIAALATVMFFTVEAEKWLLRRLGVLHM comes from the coding sequence ATGCGCGACCAAGACACCAATCCGCACCAACCGCCCCTTTCCTGGCACGCCGAGGGACCGGGGACGGTATTGGCGCGTCTGGGCGGCTCCGAGGAAAGCGGTCTTTCCGCCGCCGAAGCCGCGCGGCGGCTGGCGCAGCACGGTCCCAACCAGTTGCCGCCGCCGGAGCGGCGGGGCCCCGTCGTCCGCTTCCTGCTGCAGTTTCACAATCCGTTGATCTACGTGCTGCTCGCCGCGGCGGCCGTCACCTATGCGCTGGAGGATTATATCGACGCCACCGTGATCATGGCTGTGGTGATCATCAACGCCATCATCGGCTTCGTGCAGGAAGGCAAGGCCGAGCGGGCGCTGGAGGCGGTGCGCGCCATGCTGGCCAGCCGCGCCAACGTGGTGCGCCAGGGCGAACGGCGCGACATCGACGCGCGCGAGGTGGTGCCGGGCGACATCGTGCTGCTCGAATCCGGCGCGCGCGTGCCGGCGGATTTGCGCTTGCTGCGCGCCAAGAACTTGCAGATCGACGAATCGGCACTCACCGGCGAATCCGCGCCGGTCGCCAAGGGCGTGGGGGCGGTGGACGAGACCGCCGAACTCGCGGACCGCGTTTCGATGGCCTATTCCGGCACCCTCGTCACCTTCGGCCAAGCGCGCGGCATAGTGGTGGCGACCGGTCCGGCGACCGAAATCGGCCGTATCGGCGCACTGGTGGCGGGCGTCGAATCCCTGGCGACGCCGCTCACCCGGCGCCTCGATCAGTTCGCCCGCCAGATCACCTTGTTCATCCTAGCCGTGAGTCTGATTACGTTTCTTTACGGTCATTACATCGCCGGCATGCCGGTGCTAGACATCTTTCTCGCCGTGGTCAGTCTTGCAGTTGCAGCGATCCCCGAGGGATTGCCCGCCATCGTCACCATCACACTCGCCATCGGCACCCGTGTCATGGCGCAACAACGGACCATCGTCCGTCGCCTGCCGGCGGTGGAAACGCTCGGATCGGTCTCGGTTATCTGCTCCGACAAGACCGGCACGCTGACCCGCAACGAAATGACCGCGGTGCGCGTGTTCCTGCCCGGCCGCACGGTCGAGGTCAGCGGCGCCGGCTACGCGCCCAACGGCGGTTTCCATCTCGCCAACGGAATCCTCGATCCGCAAAAGGATGAGACACTGTTGGCGCTCGCCCGCTGCGCGCTCCTCTGCAACGACGCGCGGTTGCGCCGCGACGAAACCGCCGGCTGGATGCTCGCCGGCGATCCGACCGAGGGCGCCTTGCTGACGCTCGCGCTCAAGGCGGGATTGGAGTTGCGCGCGGAAACCGTCGCCATGCCGAGGCTGGACGAAATTCCGTTCGAATCCGAACACCGGTTCATGGCCACCCTGCACCACGACCACGCGGGTCGCTCCTTCGTTCTGCTCAAGGGCGCGCCGGAGCGAGTCCTCGACCTGTGCGTGCGGGATTTTCTGGGGTGCGACCTCGACCGCGCCGTGTGGGAAGCGCGCGTCGATGAAGCCGCACGCGACGGGCAACGCGTGCTGGCGCTCGCCCGCGCCGACATGCCGGCCGGTACCGCGAGCCTATCCATGGCCGATATCGCCCCCCGCTTCGCGCTGCTCGGGCTGGTCGGCATTATGGACCCGCCGCGACCCGAGGCGATCGCGGCCGTGGCCGACTGCCGAAGCGCGGGCATTCGCGTCAAGATGATCACCGGCGATCACGCCGTCACGGCCGCCGCCATCGGCCGGGAACTCGGTTTGGCCGCCGATCGCCCGCTCACCGGCCGGGAGGTGGAGGCTCTCGACGATGCCCAGCTTCAGCGTCGGGTTCGCGAAACCGACGTGATCGCGCGGGCGAGTCCCGAACACAAACTGCGTCTGGTCGCCGCCCTGCAGGCCGAGGGCCAATTCACGGCCATGACCGGCGATGGCGTCAACGACGCACCCGCGCTGAAGGCAGCCGACATCGGCGTCGCCATGGGCCAGAAAGGCACCGACGCCGCCAAGGAAGCCGCCGACCTGGTGCTGACCGACGACAATTTCGCGACCATCGCCGAGGCGGTGCGCGAGGGCCGCCGGATCTTCGACAACATCAAGAAATCGCTCCTCTTCATCCTGCCCACCAACGGCGGGCAATGCGGCGTCATTCTGATCGCGGTCTTCGCCGGCATGGCGCTGCCCGTCACCCCCGGCCAGATTCTTTGGGTCAACACGGTGACCACGGTGACGCTGGCGCTGGCGTTGGCGTTCGAGCCGGCGGAAGCCGGGGTCATGCACCGCCCGCCCCGGCCGCCGGCCGAGCCGCTTATTACCCGGGTGTTGTTCGCGCGCATCGTCTTCGTCGGCGTGCTGATGACGGCGTTGACGTTCGCCGTTTTTTACTGGGAACTGGCGCGTGGGCATGCGCTGGAGACCGCGCGCACCGCCGCAGTCAACATGCTGGTGTTCTGCGAACTGGTCTATCTGTTCACCACGCGCAGTTTCTCCGCTCCGGCATTGAATTCCGGCATGATGTACGGCAATCCGGCCGCCTTCTGGTCGAGCTCGATTTTGATCGTCCTGCAGATTCTCTTTACCTATGTTCCCCCGTTGCAGCAGGCCTTTCAGACCACCGCGCTCGACGCGCGGTCGTGGCTGTCGATCGCCGCTCTCGCGACGGTGATGTTCTTCACGGTCGAGGCGGAAAAATGGCTGCTGCGCCGGCTCGGCGTTTTGCACATGTAA
- a CDS encoding FAD-dependent thymidylate synthase translates to MTLSKDQLAEIESARGERRETLRACAPALEEILYRPIPVLDHGFIRVIDYMGDDGAIVQAARVSYGRGTKRAQDDAGLIAYLMRHRHTTPFEMCEIKYHVKLPIFVARQWIRHRTANVNEYSARYSILDKEYYVPSPEYLAAQSQVNRQGRGEVLEGAEAKRVFELLRRDAEQTYASYEEMLNEGTDGQPRDPARKGLARELARMNLTLATYTQWYWKTDLHNLMHFLSLRADEHAQYEIRAYAEAMLDTLRRWLPVTFEAFMQYRMGGTHLSAKGLDVVKRLLAGQKVTQETSGLSKREWRELMAALGREE, encoded by the coding sequence ATGACTCTCAGCAAGGACCAGCTGGCCGAAATCGAATCCGCGCGCGGCGAACGGCGCGAAACGTTGCGCGCGTGCGCGCCGGCGCTCGAGGAAATTCTCTACCGGCCGATCCCGGTGCTCGACCACGGCTTCATCCGCGTCATCGACTACATGGGCGACGACGGGGCGATCGTGCAGGCGGCGCGGGTATCCTACGGGCGCGGCACCAAGCGCGCCCAGGACGATGCCGGGCTGATCGCCTACCTCATGCGCCACCGGCACACCACGCCGTTCGAGATGTGCGAGATCAAATATCATGTCAAACTGCCGATCTTCGTCGCCCGGCAGTGGATTCGCCATCGCACCGCCAACGTCAACGAATACTCGGCGCGCTATTCGATCCTCGACAAGGAATACTACGTCCCGTCGCCCGAGTATCTGGCGGCGCAATCGCAGGTCAACCGCCAGGGACGGGGCGAGGTGCTGGAGGGCGCCGAAGCGAAGCGCGTGTTCGAGCTTCTGCGCCGCGACGCGGAACAGACCTACGCCTCCTACGAGGAAATGCTGAACGAGGGAACGGACGGCCAACCGCGCGATCCCGCGCGCAAGGGCTTGGCGCGCGAGCTCGCGCGCATGAACCTCACCCTCGCCACGTATACGCAGTGGTATTGGAAGACCGACCTTCACAATCTCATGCATTTTCTCAGTTTGCGCGCCGACGAACACGCCCAGTACGAAATCCGGGCCTACGCCGAGGCGATGCTGGACACGCTCCGGCGCTGGCTGCCGGTGACGTTCGAGGCGTTCATGCAATACCGCATGGGCGGCACGCACCTGTCGGCCAAGGGTCTCGACGTGGTCAAGCGCCTGCTCGCCGGGCAGAAAGTAACCCAGGAAACGAGCGGGCTTTCCAAGCGCGAATGGCGCGAGCTGATGGCCGCGTTGGGGCGGGAAGAGTAA
- a CDS encoding ribbon-helix-helix domain-containing protein, whose product MKTPAGSPPTRIRKRSVRIKGHDTSVSLEGAFWDALGEIAEARGLSLNALVATVDRERAGNLSSALRLFVLEQMRRRNV is encoded by the coding sequence ATGAAGACACCGGCAGGATCGCCACCGACGCGCATTCGCAAGCGCTCGGTCCGCATCAAGGGCCATGACACCAGCGTGTCGCTCGAGGGCGCGTTCTGGGACGCCCTCGGCGAAATCGCCGAAGCGCGCGGCCTATCGCTCAACGCGCTCGTCGCCACCGTCGACCGCGAGCGCGCGGGCAACCTTTCCAGCGCCCTCCGCCTCTTCGTGCTCGAACAGATGCGCCGACGGAACGTCTAA
- a CDS encoding AsmA family protein, with amino-acid sequence MAIKGKLLQVKRDRCIVSLPFDPRAIRLYNRASPGMPFPYMKKLLSAIAVLVVALVGAVLIVPGLIDWNEYKTEIASRARAMTGRDVTLKGDIRLTLLPAPALRVADVALASLPGAKDSQLIRLKTLEVRVALAPLLSGRVEVESVRLVEPVVALEILADGKRTWDFASAAPPAPTAPAGRAPSPAAGPTASSAPSVRLDSFVVENGAVVYRDAAGGVEERIEAIAARVTAVSLEGPFESAGSFKARGLAFSYVAGIGRIADDRAIPVNLSLGAAGAKFQSTGTVSDIHQTPRYRGKIKLDGDNLAATVAQLAQGPAAAAVAQPFSLEGTLATSTALAEIKDLEIRLGDSRGTGAVAVRLQGGFNAAAQVSINRLDLDRFLAATAPPPASAPALAASPAPDGKAKSGRSVAIPPPPAPAATTAAAPARFDIPKGMGGSLALAVDAITLRGGLIGQARLKAELVDGEITLSQASAQLPGGSDVALFGFVTAPGGQPKFDGQADVTVGDLRGLLKWLDVPPPEVPADRLRGLKFTGKIAATPASVRVSGLDLALDGSRLTGMAGATLGKKPAFGVDLVLDRINIDSYFPPGPPTAPKAAPVAPVARAPAGAAPREIPESSAAAAATRAAGLQGLPDFEADVKLAVKAATARGLSARDAVVDLSVRNRTLEVRRLAVADLGGAAFAVSGRVDGVLDLPLARDLQFDVRVPDVARVARALGLDPPEMARGLGAVTANGKINGNFLAPQIDAKVTAAGGTATFAGKALAVPTFGLEGAASIHHDDPAKLAGALGVAWRPSGKIGPLAASGRLKTGSDAIDVTDLKASAGPAALAGTVKLATGGARPRLVADLTVGDLVVDPFLPVKKSASLPSEPLWRDARTGGFILAQARQGTPARPAPPSAPARGQWSTEPLDLAALKTFDADVKLKARALVHDRYRLEDADIAARLDAGALRTERLTGRLFGGDFQGALGVDAKNATAPRIDASFALKGGDVASAVRAFTGETSASGRIALDAKLTAAGGSVAAMVGSLGGSGSVALTGLDVKGGAKGSALAGALDLVKAVGDLGGMLAGRAGGGQADVTGTFAIDRGIARSSDLRLISGFGNGAARGGIDLPRWQIDVAGEIQLAQNVLTQILDKSGRAAQPVPFSVVGSLDAPTVRLDTSKLPGGLPIPGADRLLKKPGVGEVLQGIIGGQPPSQQQPQQQQQQQQQQQPPQQQQQKPLRPQDLLRGILR; translated from the coding sequence ATGGCGATCAAGGGCAAATTGCTCCAGGTCAAGCGCGATCGATGTATAGTGTCCCTACCCTTTGATCCGCGAGCGATACGCCTATACAATCGCGCGTCCCCAGGAATGCCGTTCCCGTATATGAAGAAGCTGCTTTCCGCCATTGCGGTTCTGGTCGTCGCGCTCGTCGGCGCGGTCTTGATCGTTCCCGGCTTGATCGACTGGAACGAGTACAAGACCGAAATCGCCTCTCGGGCCCGCGCGATGACTGGGCGCGACGTGACTCTCAAGGGCGATATCCGGCTGACGCTGCTGCCGGCGCCCGCGCTGCGCGTCGCCGATGTCGCGCTTGCGAGTCTGCCCGGGGCGAAGGATTCCCAATTGATCCGTCTCAAGACGCTCGAGGTTCGCGTCGCGCTCGCGCCGCTATTGTCGGGGCGGGTCGAGGTCGAATCGGTGCGTCTGGTCGAACCCGTGGTCGCGTTGGAGATTCTGGCCGACGGCAAACGAACGTGGGATTTCGCATCCGCCGCGCCGCCGGCGCCGACGGCTCCGGCGGGACGGGCGCCGAGCCCGGCGGCGGGCCCAACGGCGAGTTCGGCGCCGTCCGTGCGCCTCGACAGTTTCGTTGTTGAAAACGGCGCCGTCGTCTATCGCGACGCGGCGGGCGGCGTCGAAGAGCGGATCGAGGCAATCGCCGCGCGCGTCACGGCGGTTTCCCTCGAGGGGCCGTTCGAAAGCGCCGGATCGTTCAAGGCGCGCGGCCTTGCGTTCTCCTACGTCGCCGGCATCGGTCGGATCGCCGACGATCGCGCCATTCCGGTCAACCTCAGTCTCGGCGCGGCTGGGGCGAAATTCCAATCGACCGGCACCGTTTCCGACATCCATCAGACGCCGCGCTATCGCGGCAAGATCAAGCTCGACGGCGATAATCTTGCCGCTACCGTCGCGCAACTCGCGCAAGGACCAGCGGCGGCGGCAGTGGCGCAGCCTTTTTCGCTTGAGGGTACTCTCGCGACTTCGACCGCGCTGGCCGAAATCAAGGATCTCGAAATTCGGCTCGGCGACAGCCGTGGCACGGGCGCGGTTGCCGTCCGGCTGCAGGGCGGTTTCAACGCTGCCGCTCAGGTTTCCATCAATCGCCTTGATCTCGATCGCTTTCTGGCGGCGACCGCGCCGCCACCCGCATCCGCGCCCGCTCTCGCCGCCTCGCCGGCCCCGGACGGCAAGGCGAAGTCGGGACGCTCGGTGGCGATTCCTCCGCCGCCCGCGCCCGCTGCGACGACTGCCGCCGCGCCCGCGCGCTTCGACATTCCGAAGGGGATGGGCGGCTCGCTCGCGCTTGCGGTCGACGCCATCACGTTACGCGGCGGTCTGATCGGGCAAGCCCGGCTCAAGGCGGAACTGGTCGACGGCGAAATCACCCTCAGTCAAGCGTCGGCCCAACTTCCCGGCGGTTCGGATGTCGCCCTGTTCGGTTTCGTCACCGCTCCCGGCGGTCAGCCCAAATTCGATGGACAGGCGGACGTGACGGTCGGCGATCTACGCGGCCTGTTGAAATGGCTCGATGTGCCGCCGCCCGAGGTCCCGGCTGACCGGCTGCGCGGCCTCAAATTCACGGGAAAAATCGCGGCGACGCCCGCCAGCGTGCGGGTCAGCGGTCTCGACCTTGCGCTCGATGGCTCGCGCCTGACCGGAATGGCGGGCGCTACACTCGGGAAGAAACCCGCGTTCGGCGTCGACCTTGTACTCGATCGGATCAACATCGATTCTTATTTTCCGCCCGGGCCTCCCACCGCGCCCAAGGCCGCCCCCGTCGCGCCGGTCGCGCGCGCGCCCGCCGGCGCCGCGCCCAGGGAGATTCCCGAATCATCGGCGGCGGCGGCAGCGACCCGGGCGGCCGGCCTTCAGGGCCTGCCCGATTTCGAAGCCGACGTGAAACTGGCGGTCAAGGCCGCGACCGCGCGCGGTTTGAGCGCGCGCGATGCCGTCGTCGATCTATCGGTGCGCAACCGCACGCTGGAAGTTCGCCGTCTCGCCGTCGCCGATTTGGGCGGCGCGGCATTCGCGGTTTCGGGCCGCGTCGACGGCGTGCTGGACCTTCCGCTGGCGCGCGATCTGCAATTCGATGTCCGTGTCCCCGATGTCGCCCGCGTCGCCCGTGCGCTTGGGCTGGATCCGCCCGAGATGGCGCGCGGACTCGGCGCAGTCACGGCCAACGGCAAGATCAACGGGAATTTTCTCGCGCCGCAAATCGACGCCAAGGTGACCGCCGCCGGTGGGACCGCGACCTTCGCCGGCAAGGCGCTGGCGGTGCCGACGTTCGGCCTGGAGGGGGCGGCCAGCATCCATCACGACGATCCGGCCAAGCTGGCCGGTGCGCTCGGCGTCGCCTGGAGGCCTTCGGGCAAGATCGGCCCGCTCGCCGCTTCCGGTCGCCTCAAGACCGGTTCGGATGCCATCGACGTGACCGACTTGAAGGCGAGCGCGGGACCCGCCGCGCTCGCTGGTACGGTCAAGCTGGCGACCGGCGGCGCGCGCCCACGCCTGGTCGCGGACCTGACGGTGGGCGATCTGGTCGTCGATCCGTTTCTGCCGGTGAAGAAATCGGCTTCATTGCCGTCTGAACCCCTATGGCGCGACGCACGTACCGGAGGTTTCATCCTTGCCCAGGCGCGGCAGGGCACGCCCGCGCGCCCGGCGCCGCCGTCCGCCCCCGCACGCGGCCAGTGGTCGACCGAACCGCTCGATCTCGCGGCGCTCAAGACGTTCGACGCCGACGTGAAGCTGAAGGCGCGCGCCCTCGTTCACGACCGCTATCGGTTGGAAGACGCGGACATCGCCGCCCGGCTCGATGCGGGAGCGCTCAGGACCGAGCGTTTGACGGGCCGGTTGTTCGGCGGTGACTTCCAGGGCGCGCTCGGTGTCGACGCCAAGAACGCAACCGCACCCCGGATCGATGCGTCGTTTGCGCTCAAGGGCGGCGATGTCGCGAGCGCGGTGCGCGCGTTCACTGGCGAAACGTCGGCTTCGGGCCGCATCGCCTTGGATGCGAAACTGACGGCGGCGGGCGGCAGCGTCGCGGCGATGGTCGGCTCGCTCGGCGGGTCGGGTTCGGTCGCGCTCACCGGTCTCGACGTCAAGGGCGGCGCGAAGGGGTCCGCGCTCGCCGGAGCGCTCGATCTGGTCAAGGCGGTCGGCGATCTCGGCGGCATGTTGGCGGGACGTGCGGGCGGCGGCCAGGCGGACGTGACCGGCACGTTCGCGATCGATCGCGGCATCGCGCGTTCGAGCGACTTGAGACTGATATCGGGCTTCGGCAACGGCGCGGCGCGCGGCGGAATCGATTTGCCGCGCTGGCAGATCGACGTCGCCGGCGAAATCCAGTTGGCGCAGAACGTGCTCACGCAGATTCTCGACAAGAGCGGACGCGCCGCCCAGCCGGTGCCGTTTTCCGTGGTCGGCTCGCTCGATGCGCCGACGGTCCGGCTCGATACCAGCAAGCTTCCGGGCGGCTTGCCGATTCCGGGTGCCGACCGGCTGCTCAAGAAACCCGGCGTCGGCGAGGTGCTGCAAGGAATCATCGGCGGCCAACCGCCGTCCCAGCAACAGCCGCAGCAACAGCAGCAGCAACAACAGCAACAACAGCCACCGCAACAGCAGCAGCAAAAACCGCTGCGCCCGCAGGACCTACTGCGCGGAATTTTGCGTTAG